The DNA sequence TTAAGATTCTTTTTGAGAATGTGGCTCATAGAGAGGCTAACCTCCCNCCCCGGAAAAATGGCCTTCTTTAAGGGGTCCAGGACGGTAGCTCAAAGTCTGGATCAAGGTTGACTAGAGCTATTGGGTCCTCAAGGTGTCCATAAGGGACTAGGTCAATTCAGCTGTTTGAATGAAATCGTTCAGAAAAATTATTTTACCTACCAGCTGGTAGTATGAGGGCTGGTGGTAGCGGGGGGCTTAAGCTTAATTATGTTTATATAATGAGAGTTATAGTCATATGTGTAATTTTGATGGCTGTGTTTTCGATTGTCTTAATTGCCAAGCAACCTATTTCTTTAGGGCTAGTGCTATTGAGGGGGTCTATAATTGCATGTGTGGAGGTTACACTGGAGGTTAGAAGATTGTTAGGGTTCTTATTGTTCCTAACTTACGTTAGGGGTGTAATAGTCCTGTTCTTGTATGTTTTAAGGATCTACCCCAATGAAGTGTATCGTTTTAATCTAGAGTTTATGGTTCTCGTCAGAAGGTGTTGTGCCAGAGTGGTCCTTATGGGTCTTATGAATTACGAGTACAGAGAAATTAGCGGGTCTTTGTTTCTAAGTTTCATGGCTGAAAGAAGCGGGTTAAGGTTATATATCCTAATAGCTGGTGTGTTACTGTTTGTAATATTAGTGGTGTCGTATTTGTGCATAAAAACCATGGTGCCTTTACGAAGAGTAAAATAAACCTAAAATAGAAGATACAGTAGCTTAATTAAAGCGTCTCATTGAAAATGAGGAAGATGGATGCTTTAGTACCTTGTGTCAAATCTGTAGGAGGGTTTGATTATGGCCCTAAATTTATGGGCAAAATGCTTCTCATGATTCTAAATGCGAGCTTGAACAAATTAAGTGCAAGTTCAACATCAGTGGGGAAAATTGGTTAATAAAGGAAACTTTAACCCAGCTTTTTGACAAATTCGGGGTCAATTGATGAATGCCAGCAGCCGCGGTTAGATTCAGTTCGAATATAAATTTAAGCGGATTGGTTAGAGTCAATGTTGTGTTATAAAACTATAAAAAAACTATAGGTGCAGTGTAATGTTAACGGTTTTTTGTGGTTATATTCCTAAAGTTTTAGTGAGCTTCTAACGAATCTATGAAGTGAAACCAGGATTAGATACCCTGTTATCCATAGTTTAAAACAAAAGTTCCTCTTAACTAAACATTTGGTTGTCAAAGAGAAATAAATAGGCGGTGTCTGAGATAGAAAACAGGGGATCCTGGGTGTTAAAGGATAACCCACCTACATTTGAGCCTTGTCTTATTAGTGCGTGTGTATGGTTGTTTACTCTAATATGGTGAGTGTCCGGGTAAAATTTTTGGTTATTACTGAAGCTAACTCTTATTTTACTTACTGAGTTCGGTAAGGTAAGTTACTTTTAGTTAGGTGCAGCTACTAGAATTGGCTATATGCCCATGTAGCACAACTTCAAAAATAATTCAGATTGACATGCAGCTTATGACAAGGTTAATCTGGGATACAGATGTNACTTAAGCAATAATTCAAAGATTGAACTACTAAAAGGTAGCTCAACTAAGTAGACAAATAAGATAAGAAAACTTGCCTTTGAAGAAGGACTTGTAAGTAAGGGTTAAAAATAAAATTACCCTGAATACAATCAGATGAGTACTAATCGCCCGTCGCTCGCGGGGAAACCTGTGAAAAGTCGTAACAAGGTAGCAGTAACGGAAGTTGCTGCTAGGCTATAATATGCATATATAGTAAATAATATTATATTTGCCTTCCAAGCAAAAGTTCTAATGAAATTAGTGTATGCTGGCCAAATAGTTTAAGCTAAAACGTTGAGCTGTTAATTCAAAATCGCAGTAATTTGCTTTGGCTTGCTTAAGTAGTTTAGGGAAAACATAAGATTTTCATTCTTAAGTCAGATAGTATTTCTCTTAAGTTGTGCTTAGTAGTTAATGTTAATATAACTGAGAACTGCAAATTCTCCATAGTCTAGTTAGGCCTAAGCTTAGTGCCACGTGGGGGATGATCCAGTTGCTTTGATGAAGCAAAGTTCAAAAGTAGTTTTTTGGCACTTAGAACTTTGAAGCGTTATAAAGAAAAATTGTAGTAAGTAGGGTTTTGATTCCTAAAGAAAAAGTTAATCTTCTTCTTCATAAATAAGTTAAAAGTAGTTAATATATAACTTAGAATTGTCAGTTCTAGA is a window from the Mytilus trossulus mitochondrion, complete genome genome containing:
- the ND6 gene encoding NADH dehydrogenase subunit 6, with translation MSVMVMCVILMAVFSIVLIAKQPISLGLVLLSGSMIACVEVTLEVSSLLGFLLFLTYVSGVMVLFLYVLSIYPNEVYRFNLEFMVLVSSCCASVVLMGLMNYEYSEISGSLFLSFMAESSGLSLYILMAGVLLFVMLVVSYLCMKTMVPLRSVK